In the genome of Hymenobacter cellulosivorans, one region contains:
- the dtd gene encoding D-aminoacyl-tRNA deacylase: MRVVLQRVSQASVTVEGRVTGQIGPGLLVLAGFAPDDTTQSLDWMARKLVQLRIFSDEEGKMNRSVQDIGGQVLVVSQFTLLADARKGNRPSYIGAAPPPVAIPLYEQFVHMLEQLLGQPVPTGEFGADMKVELLNDGPVTIVLDSPER; encoded by the coding sequence ATGCGAGTAGTTCTTCAGCGCGTCAGTCAGGCCAGCGTCACGGTGGAAGGCCGCGTTACCGGCCAGATTGGCCCCGGCTTGCTGGTACTGGCCGGCTTTGCCCCCGACGATACTACCCAGTCCCTCGACTGGATGGCCCGCAAGCTCGTACAGCTGCGCATCTTCAGCGACGAAGAAGGCAAAATGAACCGCAGCGTCCAGGACATCGGGGGCCAGGTGCTGGTCGTAAGCCAGTTTACGCTGCTGGCCGACGCCCGCAAGGGCAACCGTCCTAGCTACATTGGAGCCGCCCCGCCCCCCGTGGCCATCCCGCTCTACGAGCAGTTTGTGCACATGCTGGAACAGCTCTTGGGTCAGCCCGTGCCCACTGGCGAGTTCGGCGCCGACATGAAAGTAGAGCTCCTCAACGACGGTCCCGTCACCATCGTCCTCGACTCGCCGGAGCGGTGA
- a CDS encoding nucleotide pyrophosphohydrolase, with translation MTIEEAQQTVDTWIQTTGVRYFNELTNMAMLTEEVGEVARIIARQYGEQSFKESDKDKVLADELADVLFVVICLANQTGVNLTEALQRNLEKKTQRDATRHQQNEKLR, from the coding sequence ATGACCATCGAAGAAGCCCAACAAACCGTTGATACCTGGATTCAAACCACCGGCGTGCGGTATTTCAATGAGCTGACCAACATGGCCATGCTTACCGAGGAAGTTGGGGAAGTGGCCCGCATCATTGCCCGCCAGTACGGGGAACAGTCCTTTAAAGAGTCGGATAAGGACAAGGTCTTAGCCGATGAACTGGCCGATGTGCTGTTCGTGGTAATCTGCCTGGCCAATCAAACTGGGGTCAACCTCACGGAAGCGTTGCAGCGCAACCTGGAAAAGAAAACCCAGCGCGACGCCACCCGCCACCAGCAAAACGAGAAGCTGCGCTAG
- a CDS encoding 2-phosphosulfolactate phosphatase: MPSVDICFSPELLPLYQLEGKVAVVVDILRATSSIVTALAAGVTHIVPFSELEDCRALAAQGYLTAAERDGRQAEGFDLGNSPFGYLDGVLPVQGRGVAITTTNGTRALHLSLAADAVVIGAFLNLEAVAEFARAQGKDVIVVCAGWKGMFNLEDTVFGGALAERLASTFDTSSSDATLAARHLWQQAQPDLAGYLLQSAHVRRLNSLEANKDFEYCVQVDTHSVLPIWQEGRLIANG; the protein is encoded by the coding sequence ATGCCCTCAGTTGATATTTGCTTTAGTCCGGAGCTGTTGCCATTGTACCAGTTGGAAGGGAAGGTGGCCGTGGTAGTGGATATTCTGCGGGCAACTTCCTCTATCGTAACGGCGCTGGCGGCGGGCGTGACGCATATCGTGCCCTTCAGCGAGCTGGAAGACTGCCGGGCTCTGGCGGCCCAGGGCTACCTGACGGCTGCTGAGCGCGACGGGCGCCAGGCCGAGGGCTTCGACCTGGGCAACTCGCCTTTCGGCTACCTTGATGGGGTACTGCCCGTACAAGGGCGGGGCGTGGCCATTACCACTACCAACGGCACCCGGGCCCTGCATCTGTCCTTGGCTGCTGATGCCGTAGTAATCGGGGCTTTTCTCAATCTGGAGGCCGTGGCGGAGTTTGCGCGGGCCCAGGGCAAGGACGTAATAGTGGTGTGTGCGGGCTGGAAGGGCATGTTCAACCTGGAGGATACCGTTTTTGGCGGGGCCCTGGCCGAGCGGCTGGCTTCCACGTTTGACACGAGCAGCAGCGACGCTACACTAGCCGCCCGCCACTTGTGGCAGCAAGCCCAACCGGATTTGGCCGGTTATCTGTTGCAGTCGGCCCACGTGCGGCGGCTCAATTCGCTGGAGGCTAATAAGGACTTCGAGTACTGCGTGCAGGTGGATACCCACTCGGTGCTGCCCATTTGGCAAGAGGGGCGGCTAATAGCCAACGGGTAA
- the gcvT gene encoding glycine cleavage system aminomethyltransferase GcvT, whose amino-acid sequence MAEELKTVVLNDVHQQLGAKMVPFAGYNMPVRYSSDLEEHRTVRRAVGIFDVSHMGEFRVRGPQALDLIQRVTSNDASKLTDGKAQYSCLPNQDGGIVDDLLVYKLADEDYMLVVNASNIEKDWNWISQFNTGGAELENISDQTSLFAVQGPKAAEALQSLTDADLKSIPYYSFVQGTFAGAPNVIISATGYTGAGGFELYIPNEHAQQVWDKIMEAGQPFGLKPIGLGARDTLRLEMGFSLYGNDIDDSTSPLEAGLGWITKFTKEFTNSASLKTQKEQGVSRKLVAFLMDGAGIPRSHYELVNEAGEKIGEVTSGTQSPSLSKGIGLGYVKTEFSAPGSQIFVQVRGKNLPATVVKLPFVKGTEEA is encoded by the coding sequence ATGGCCGAAGAACTCAAAACCGTTGTCCTCAATGACGTGCACCAGCAGCTAGGTGCCAAAATGGTCCCGTTTGCGGGGTATAACATGCCCGTGCGCTACTCTTCCGACCTGGAAGAGCACCGCACCGTACGGCGCGCCGTGGGTATTTTCGACGTGTCGCACATGGGTGAGTTTCGGGTGCGTGGCCCTCAGGCCCTGGACCTGATTCAGCGCGTGACTAGCAACGACGCCAGCAAGCTTACCGATGGCAAGGCCCAGTACTCCTGCCTGCCCAACCAGGATGGGGGCATCGTGGACGATTTGCTGGTGTACAAGCTGGCCGACGAAGACTATATGCTGGTCGTAAATGCCTCCAACATTGAGAAGGACTGGAACTGGATCAGCCAGTTTAACACGGGTGGGGCCGAGCTGGAAAACATTTCCGACCAAACCAGCCTGTTTGCCGTGCAAGGCCCCAAAGCCGCCGAGGCGCTGCAGAGCCTGACCGACGCCGACCTGAAGAGCATTCCCTACTATAGCTTCGTGCAGGGCACGTTTGCCGGCGCGCCGAATGTCATTATCTCAGCCACGGGGTACACCGGGGCTGGCGGCTTCGAGCTGTATATTCCCAACGAACATGCCCAGCAGGTGTGGGACAAAATCATGGAAGCCGGGCAGCCGTTCGGTCTGAAGCCCATCGGGCTTGGTGCGCGCGACACGCTGCGCCTGGAAATGGGCTTCTCGCTCTACGGCAACGACATCGACGACTCGACTTCGCCGCTGGAAGCCGGCCTGGGCTGGATTACCAAATTCACCAAGGAGTTTACCAACTCGGCCAGCCTCAAGACTCAGAAAGAGCAGGGCGTGAGCCGCAAGCTGGTGGCTTTCCTGATGGATGGGGCCGGGATTCCGCGCAGCCACTACGAGTTGGTAAATGAGGCCGGCGAGAAAATCGGGGAAGTTACTTCGGGCACTCAGTCGCCGTCGTTGAGCAAAGGCATCGGCCTGGGCTACGTGAAAACCGAATTCAGCGCGCCCGGCAGCCAGATATTCGTGCAGGTGCGGGGTAAGAACCTGCCCGCTACCGTGGTGAAGCTGCCGTTTGTGAAAGGCACGGAAGAGGCATAG
- a CDS encoding CZB domain-containing protein: MDLDIKQDFETAMLKHLLFKSKLRSFLYGSAMAEGPARDPDQCSLGIWITERRRSAWGHVPEWAALDRAHRQVHQQANQLMDMYLQGFTEQAREGLTELLPLTDRITELLQTIQSKLRTPR, from the coding sequence ATGGATTTAGACATCAAACAGGATTTCGAAACGGCCATGCTCAAGCACTTGCTGTTTAAATCCAAGCTTCGCTCCTTTCTCTACGGCAGCGCTATGGCCGAGGGCCCGGCCCGCGACCCGGACCAGTGCAGCCTCGGCATCTGGATTACGGAGCGCCGCCGCAGTGCCTGGGGGCACGTGCCCGAATGGGCCGCCCTCGACCGGGCCCACCGCCAGGTGCACCAGCAGGCCAACCAGCTCATGGATATGTACCTGCAGGGATTTACCGAGCAGGCCCGCGAAGGCCTCACCGAGCTGCTGCCCCTCACCGACCGAATCACCGAGCTGCTGCAAACCATCCAGAGCAAGCTGCGTACGCCTCGCTAA
- a CDS encoding sensor histidine kinase codes for MKLKLSTKLFAGFLVISALFALVVFVNYQLSRQVLRNSERVQASQIVTAEASALFRNIIDMESGFRGYMLIGSEAVLQPYYKGEQELLQQFASLRNQMEPDDPQYARILRTQRLYQQWSAYSHLLISEKREARRRNPDQIGMEGMAHRALAESLTGKQIMDQIRVLFAGFERTELADRDKVRQKLEDSIRQTRLISIIVTVLAIGIGLLWASYITRLIAHRIDMMVGLSTQIATGDYNTRIQDTEQDELSELADSLNVMARTIDSTINQLERRNQELDQFAYVVSHDLKAPLRGIESASRWIEEDMGQDVPEHIREFLLLMRTRVHRMENLISGILDLARIGRTKQADERINVRELLNEIVDSLAPPPGFRVELPTYLPTMMSNRVQLQQVFTNLISNALKYHDRPEQGVVRISCREDRLQYTFSIADNGPGIDPEYHERIFVIFQTLVERDTLESTGVGLAIVKKIVERQGGTIHVESTEGQGATFIFTWPKERAMHAERRITAAQSAAKTV; via the coding sequence ATGAAGCTCAAGCTTTCCACCAAACTATTTGCTGGTTTCCTGGTCATTTCGGCCTTGTTTGCCCTGGTTGTATTCGTCAACTACCAGCTCTCGCGCCAGGTGCTGCGCAACTCCGAGCGAGTTCAGGCCTCCCAGATTGTCACGGCCGAGGCCTCGGCGCTGTTTCGCAATATCATCGACATGGAATCCGGCTTCCGGGGCTATATGCTCATTGGCAGCGAAGCCGTGCTCCAGCCCTATTATAAGGGAGAACAGGAGTTGCTCCAGCAGTTTGCCAGCCTGCGCAATCAGATGGAGCCCGACGACCCGCAGTATGCCCGCATTCTGCGTACCCAGCGCCTCTACCAGCAGTGGTCGGCATATTCCCACCTGCTGATCAGCGAAAAGCGCGAGGCTCGCCGCCGCAACCCCGACCAGATCGGCATGGAAGGCATGGCGCACCGGGCCCTGGCCGAAAGCCTGACCGGCAAGCAGATCATGGACCAGATTCGGGTGCTGTTTGCCGGCTTCGAGCGCACCGAGCTAGCCGACCGCGACAAAGTGCGGCAGAAGCTGGAAGACAGCATCCGCCAGACCCGCCTGATTTCGATTATTGTCACGGTGCTGGCCATCGGCATTGGCTTGCTTTGGGCATCTTACATCACCCGCCTAATTGCCCACCGCATCGATATGATGGTGGGCCTCTCGACCCAGATTGCCACCGGTGACTACAACACCCGCATCCAGGATACGGAGCAAGATGAGCTAAGTGAGCTGGCCGACTCACTCAACGTCATGGCCCGCACCATCGACTCGACCATCAATCAGCTGGAGCGCCGCAACCAGGAGCTCGACCAGTTTGCCTACGTCGTGTCGCACGATTTGAAAGCGCCGCTGCGAGGCATCGAAAGTGCCTCCCGCTGGATTGAGGAGGACATGGGCCAGGACGTGCCCGAGCATATCCGCGAATTTCTGCTGCTGATGCGGACCCGGGTGCACCGCATGGAAAACCTGATCAGCGGCATTCTGGACCTGGCCCGCATCGGGCGCACCAAGCAGGCCGATGAGCGCATCAACGTGCGGGAGCTGCTCAACGAAATCGTGGACTCGCTGGCGCCGCCACCGGGCTTCCGCGTAGAGCTGCCCACGTATTTGCCCACTATGATGTCGAATCGGGTGCAGCTGCAGCAGGTGTTTACCAACCTGATCAGCAACGCCCTGAAGTACCACGACCGGCCCGAGCAGGGCGTGGTGCGCATCAGCTGCCGCGAAGATCGGCTGCAGTATACCTTCTCCATTGCCGACAACGGCCCCGGCATCGACCCAGAGTACCACGAGCGGATTTTCGTCATCTTCCAGACCCTGGTGGAGCGCGACACGCTGGAAAGCACCGGGGTGGGCCTGGCTATTGTCAAGAAAATTGTGGAGCGCCAGGGCGGCACCATCCACGTTGAATCGACAGAAGGCCAGGGCGCTACCTTCATCTTCACCTGGCCCAAAGAGCGCGCCATGCACGCCGAACGCCGGATTACGGCCGCTCAATCGGCGGCTAAGACCGTCTGA
- a CDS encoding response regulator, translating into MSTAELAPSILLVEDDQMDIMNVQRELRKHDINVPLHIAKNGREALHLLKGEGGQNQIQKPSVVMLDINMPRMNGLELLEALRSDPDFVGLNVFIMTTSDLETDRLKARELAVSGYIIKPLNFDKFGEGGSTVDGFSLFLDLLRLKD; encoded by the coding sequence ATGTCAACCGCCGAACTTGCCCCCAGCATTCTGCTCGTCGAGGACGACCAGATGGACATCATGAATGTGCAGCGGGAGTTACGCAAACACGATATCAACGTCCCCCTGCATATTGCCAAAAACGGCCGTGAAGCCCTGCACCTGCTCAAGGGTGAAGGCGGCCAGAACCAGATTCAGAAGCCCAGTGTAGTCATGCTCGACATCAACATGCCCCGCATGAACGGCCTGGAGCTGCTGGAAGCCCTACGCTCCGACCCCGATTTTGTGGGCTTGAACGTATTCATTATGACGACCTCCGACCTGGAAACCGACCGCCTCAAAGCCCGGGAACTAGCTGTAAGTGGTTACATCATCAAGCCCCTAAACTTCGACAAGTTCGGGGAAGGCGGCTCTACCGTCGACGGCTTCAGCCTCTTCCTAGACCTGCTCCGCTTGAAAGATTAA
- a CDS encoding ribonuclease HII, whose product MLLASYTELPLEAGLDEAGRGCLAGPVFAAAVILPPDFAPAYLNDSKLMTARRREVIRKDICREAVAWAVGEANTAEIASINIAQASYLAMHRAVAQLAQVPEHLIVDGNRFRAYPGIEHTCFVKGDGRYRSIAAASVLAKTFRDDRMHELALEYPMYGWEQNAGYPTEKHRAAIREYGPSEHHRMGFRLL is encoded by the coding sequence ATGCTGCTTGCCTCCTACACTGAACTCCCGCTTGAAGCCGGCCTCGACGAAGCCGGCCGCGGCTGCCTGGCCGGTCCGGTTTTCGCCGCTGCTGTTATTCTGCCCCCCGATTTTGCTCCCGCATACCTCAACGACTCCAAGCTGATGACGGCGCGGCGACGGGAGGTAATCCGCAAGGATATCTGTCGAGAAGCCGTAGCCTGGGCCGTAGGCGAGGCCAATACCGCAGAAATTGCCTCTATCAATATTGCCCAGGCCAGCTACCTGGCCATGCACCGGGCCGTGGCCCAGCTAGCCCAGGTGCCGGAGCACCTGATTGTGGACGGCAACCGGTTTCGGGCCTACCCTGGTATCGAGCATACTTGCTTCGTGAAGGGCGACGGGCGCTACCGCAGCATTGCCGCCGCCTCGGTGCTGGCCAAAACCTTCCGCGACGACCGAATGCACGAACTGGCCCTGGAGTATCCTATGTATGGCTGGGAGCAAAATGCCGGCTACCCCACCGAAAAGCACCGCGCCGCCATCCGCGAGTACGGTCCCAGTGAGCACCACCGCATGGGCTTCCGGCTGTTGTAA
- a CDS encoding NUDIX domain-containing protein — MSHIPSPDFDETHNPWQILSSELTYQNPWIRVREDQVINPKGGRGIYGVVSMKNKALGIVPVDAEGNTWLVGQYRYPLNEYSWEIPMGGGPVELDILESAQRELKEETGFTARRWTKIARLHTSNSVTDEEGFVYLAEDLEAGEVEPEETEELRLWKLPLSEAVAMVMDDRITDAISVAGLLKAEKVLQSRQQ; from the coding sequence ATGAGCCATATTCCCTCGCCTGACTTCGACGAAACCCACAACCCGTGGCAAATTCTCAGCTCTGAGCTGACTTACCAGAACCCCTGGATTCGGGTACGGGAAGACCAAGTAATCAACCCTAAGGGCGGCCGGGGCATCTACGGCGTCGTTTCAATGAAGAATAAGGCCCTGGGAATTGTGCCTGTGGATGCGGAGGGCAACACCTGGCTGGTGGGGCAGTACCGCTACCCGCTGAACGAATATTCCTGGGAAATTCCGATGGGCGGCGGACCGGTAGAATTGGACATTCTCGAATCGGCCCAACGGGAGCTCAAGGAGGAAACAGGTTTTACGGCCCGGCGCTGGACCAAAATTGCCCGCCTGCACACCTCCAATTCGGTTACCGACGAGGAAGGCTTCGTGTACTTGGCCGAAGACCTGGAGGCTGGCGAAGTAGAGCCCGAAGAAACCGAGGAGCTGCGCCTCTGGAAGCTGCCCCTATCGGAAGCTGTAGCCATGGTCATGGACGACCGGATAACCGACGCCATTAGCGTGGCGGGTTTGCTCAAGGCCGAAAAGGTGCTGCAGAGTCGGCAGCAATAG
- a CDS encoding lysophospholipid acyltransferase family protein encodes MRRLLHYIWHRIYTTWSTFWFVLPFVVTYPIQVLLGRKPSLHRHLHSINRGWSSFAIRMWGMPVDIVRKQPLPAGQPCIYVSNHSSYIDIPVLFKAIPGYLNIIGKSALAQVPLWGPIFGSVYITVNRNSAVSRGRAMVQAKQSLEAGRSVVIFPEGTISKKPGEEMGPFKDGAFQLAIATGVPIVPVSMPLNHRFMPDVGGIRVRYTPLQVVIHEPIFTQGLTTADVPRIRDQAFRTIASAFRPEAAGIPGPSRLGKPKPEPAPQPELDLPKS; translated from the coding sequence ATGCGTCGACTGTTGCACTATATCTGGCACCGCATCTACACTACCTGGAGCACGTTCTGGTTTGTACTGCCCTTCGTAGTTACCTACCCGATTCAGGTGTTGCTGGGCCGCAAGCCGTCTTTGCACCGGCACCTGCACAGCATCAACCGGGGCTGGTCGTCATTTGCCATCCGAATGTGGGGCATGCCCGTGGATATCGTCCGCAAACAGCCGCTACCAGCGGGCCAGCCGTGCATTTACGTTTCGAACCACAGCTCCTACATCGATATTCCGGTGCTGTTCAAGGCTATTCCGGGCTATCTGAACATTATCGGCAAAAGTGCCCTGGCCCAAGTACCGCTCTGGGGCCCGATTTTCGGCAGCGTCTACATTACTGTGAACCGCAACAGCGCCGTAAGTCGGGGCCGGGCGATGGTGCAGGCCAAGCAAAGCCTGGAAGCGGGCCGCTCGGTAGTGATTTTTCCGGAAGGCACGATTTCCAAAAAGCCTGGTGAGGAAATGGGTCCCTTCAAGGACGGAGCCTTTCAGCTGGCCATTGCCACGGGCGTACCCATCGTGCCGGTTTCGATGCCGTTGAACCACCGCTTTATGCCCGATGTTGGCGGTATCCGGGTGCGCTACACGCCGTTGCAGGTCGTAATTCACGAGCCTATCTTCACTCAGGGTCTGACTACTGCCGATGTGCCCCGTATCCGGGACCAGGCTTTTCGTACTATTGCCAGCGCGTTTCGGCCCGAAGCCGCCGGTATTCCGGGGCCTTCCCGCCTGGGCAAGCCCAAACCGGAACCCGCTCCGCAGCCGGAGCTGGATCTGCCCAAGTCCTAA
- the gatC gene encoding Asp-tRNA(Asn)/Glu-tRNA(Gln) amidotransferase subunit GatC — protein MSTDLSTLRKLAHLSRLEFDATKEQQMLGDLNKILDWVAQLSELDTTNVEPLVHLSHEINVLRPDEARNSVSHQEGLRNAPRKDSDYFRVPKVLE, from the coding sequence GTGAGTACCGATTTATCAACCCTGCGCAAACTGGCTCATCTTTCTCGCCTCGAATTCGACGCCACCAAAGAGCAGCAGATGCTGGGCGACCTGAACAAGATTCTGGACTGGGTGGCTCAGCTTAGCGAGCTGGACACGACCAACGTGGAGCCGCTGGTGCATTTGTCGCACGAAATTAATGTGCTGCGCCCCGATGAGGCCCGCAACTCGGTGAGCCACCAGGAAGGCCTGCGCAACGCCCCGCGCAAGGACTCCGACTATTTCCGCGTACCAAAAGTGCTGGAATAA